TGAAGCGCGGCACCGTGAACAAGACCCTCGTCTACTTCCAGGGCGGGGGCGCGTGCTGGAACGCGGCCACCTGCCTGCTCGGCACCTTCAAGCCCGAGGCCGGGCCCGGCGACAACCCGGCCGGCGCCACCACGGGCTTCGCGGACTTCACGAATCCCGAGAACCCCTTCCGCGACTGGAACGCGGTGTTCGTGCCCTACTGCACCGGCGACGTGCACTGGGGCGACGCGGTGGTCGAGCACGACCCCGGCAACCCCACGGCGACGATCCACCACAAGGGCCGCATCAACGCCGCCGTGGCGGAAAAGTTCGCCCGCGAGCACTTCGTGAGCCCGGACCAGGTGTTCGTGACCGGCTCGAGCGCGGGCTCGTACGGCGCGGCGGTGAACGCCCTCGCGCTCCAGGAGTTCGCCTGGCCCTCGACCCCGTTCGCCGTGCTCGGCGACGCCGGCAACGGCGTCATCACCCAGGACTTCCTCGAGAACGACCTCGCGAAGTGGGGGATCGAGAAGAACCTCCCGCGCTGGATCCCGGGCCTCGACAAGCCGCTCTCCGAGCTGCGGGCGTCCGACCTGTGGGCGGAGGCGGCGCTCTACTACCCGCAGAGCCGCTTCGGGAACTACACCACGTCCTACGACGGCCCCGCCGGCGGGCAGGTCGGCTTCTACAACGTCATGCTGAACGGCGACAACTTCCTCGAGTGGCTGAACTGGTGGAAGCCGAGCTGCGAGTGGAACGAGAAGATGCGCGAGCTCGCGTACGACTCGGCGGCGACGGCGCCGGACAACTACCGCTACTACATCGGCGCCGGCTCCCGGCACACCATGTGGGGCTACGACAAGGTCTACACCGACACGACCGGCGGCGTGCCGACGATCGTGAGCTGGATCGACGCCATGCTCGCCGGCACGCCGGACTGGGCCAACGTCGAGTGCAGCGACTGCGGCCAGCTCCTGCCCGGCGACCCCCGGCCGAGCCCCGTGCAGCCGCCCTACGTGACCGACCCCGCCACCGGCGAGACCCGCATCGTCTGCGACTGAGAGAACAGGGCTCCTGCGCTCCGCTCGTCCGGGGACGGGTCTGCCCCCTGCCGCGTCACGGCACGGCGAACCGGGCCCGGGTCAGACGCGCTCGCGGTCGGGCTGGCGGAGGGTGTCGGTGAGGAAGAAGGTGCCGGTGGCGCGGGCCAGCATCTTGTCCTGCTCGTCGAGGATCTCGCCCTCGGCGTAGGCGAGCGAGCGGGTGCGCTGGACGCAGCGACCGAAGGCGCGGATCGTGCCGCCCTGGACCGGCCGGAAGTAGTTGATCTTGAGCTCGACGGTGGCGCAGCCGCGCCCCGCCGGCAGCTCCGCGATCACGGCGCGGCCGAGAGCGGTGTCGAGCATCGAGAAGAGGACACCGCCGTGGGCGCGCGCGGCCAGGCTCATGTGGCGCTCGTCGAGCCGCAGCTCGAGCGTGAAGGCGCCGTCCACCATGCCGAGCGACTCGATCCCGAGATGGCGCGTGAACTCCACCGGAGCCTCCTGCCCTGGCGCCGCTGCTAGCGTTTCGCGATGGGTACGCTCGCACACCGGCTGCGCGTCGCCATCGCCGTCGCGCTCGTCGGGCTGCTGGCCGCCGCGGGCGCGCTGTGGGCCGCCCGCACCGCCCTGACCGAGCGCGCGCTCGTCGCCGCGCTCGCCGCGCGTGGCGTCGCGCCGGTGGCCCTGCGCGTCGAGCGCCTCGACGGCAGCGGCCTCGGGATCGAGGCGCTCGCGATCGACCCCGCCGGCGCCCCCGACCTCGCCGCCGCGCGCGTCGAGGCCGACTGGTCCTGGGCCGGCCTGCGCGCCGGCCGGCTCGACGCGCTCCGCGTCACCCGCCTGCGCCTGCGCGCGACCCTCGGCGAAGCCGGCCTCTCGTTCGGAGCCCTCGACCCGCTGCTCGCAGGCCCCGCCGCGCCCGCCGCCGAGCCGCTGCCGCCGCCGCCCGTCGCCGAGCTCGTCCTCGACGACGCACGGCTCCTCCTCTCGACACCGGAGGGCGTTGCAGAGGTCGCGCTCACGGGAGCCTTCGACGCCGCTCCCGGCGGCGCCGTGGCCGGCGGCGCGACGCTCGCCCTCGAGCACCCGCTCGGCGCCGCCCGCGGCCGCCTCGAGCTCGAAGGCCGGCTCGACGCGCTCGCCTTCCGCGCCACGCTCGACGGGCACGCGGCCCGGGCGGAGCGCCGCGTCGCCCTGTCGGCGCAGGGCCGCCTCGAGGGCGGCGCCCTGCGCGCGGAGTGGGAGCTCGCGCCGCTCGTCTTCGTGCCCGGCGCGCTCCAGCCCGCCGCGCTCTACCCGCCCCTCGCGCGGCTCGGCCTGCGCGACGTGGCCGGCCGCGTGGAGGCCCGCGGCCAGGTGCGCCGCGACGCCGCCGGCGCCTTCGCCTGGAGCGCCGGCCTCGCCCTGCGCGAGCTTGCCGCCACGGCGCCGCTCGCGCGCGTCGAGGGCCTGCACGCCGCCCTCGCCCTGGCCGGCCCACCCCTACACACAGAGACGTCCCAGCTCGTCGCGATCGGCCTGCTCGACGTCGGCGTCCCGCTGACCGACGGCCTCCTCGAAGGCCGCCTGCGCCGCGACGGCGCCCTCGCCCTGCGCAGCGCCCGGTTCCGGTTCGCGGGCGGGACCCTCGAGGCGGGCGAGACCGTCGTCGATCCCCGCCGCGGCCCGGGCGCCGTCACCCTGCGCGCGCGCGGGCTCGAGCTCGCGCGCCTGCTCGAGGAGGTCGCGCTCGCGGGCCTCGCGGGCAGCGGCCAGGTGGAGGGCGAGCTGCCGCTCGTGCGCGAGGGCGAGGCCCTTGTCGTGCGCGGCGGCGTGCTGCGCACCACGGCTCCCGGCGGCACGATCCGCTACGCGCCGGCCGCCTCCGTCCGCCAGCTCGCCGCCTCCCGCCCCTACGACCTCGGCCTCGCGATCGAGGCCTTCTCCGACTTCCGCTACGAGACGCTCGAGGCGCGCATCGACGGCGACCTCGCCGGCACGCTCACGGTGGACCTCCACGTGCGCGGCGCGAACCCGGCCTTCCAGGACGGCCGCCCGGTCGAGCTCGACCTGACGCTCGAGGCCCGGCTCGCCGATCTCGTGCGCGCCGGGCAGGCGTCCTATCGTGTGCCGGCGGCCGTCGAGGAGCGGCTGCGGGCCTTCTCGGAGGGGAGAGCACCGCCGTGAGCCGGACCGGGTCGCTCGCCAGCGCCGCCCTCGCGGCCGGCATCGCCGCCGCCGCGGCCGGCTGCCAGCCGCGCGTCGCCGTCGAGGCTCCGAAGGAGCCGATCGTGATCCAGATGAACATCAAGATCGAGCACGAGATCAAGGTGCAGGTGGACCGCGAGCTCGACGACCTGATCGCGAGCGAGAAGGACATCTTCTGATGGCGCTCCATCTTCGACGCCTCGCCTCCCTCCTCCTGCTGCTCGCGCTCGGCCCCGCGCCCGCCGCCCGGGCCCTCGACCTCGACGCCGCCCGCGCGCAGGGCCTGGTGGGCGAGCAGACCGACGGCTACGTCGGCGCGGTGCGGGGCGAGGGCGGCGCGGAGGTGGCGCAGCTCGTCGCCGCGGTGAACGCGAAGCGGCGCGCCGCCTACGAGAAGATCGCGCGCGAGCAGGGCACCGACGTCACGGCCGTGGCCGCGCTGGCCGGACAGAAGCTCATCGCGCGCGCACCGGCCGGGAGCTGGATCGGGGACGGCGGGCGCTGGTACCAGAAGGCCCGCTAGGAGGCCGGCGCGGCGCGCGGCGGGCCCCCGGCGAGCGAGGTCCGTCAGCCGCTCGCGCACCCGACACCGCGGTGCGATGCCGCGAACGCGAGCCCGTCGCGGGCACCGAGCGCGAAGGTCTCGTGCACGAGCGCGGGGCTCGCGTAGTCCCAGGTGTCGATCGGGATCGGCGCGGAGGGCTGCACGTAGACGCGCCCGGGCACGCGCGGGAGCCGCGCCGGCGCGAAGCGCCGGGTCAGCAGCACGAGCGTGCGGCGGGCGGGCTCGACCGCCTCGACCGGCACGCCGTCCACGATCCCCCCGTCGAGGACGGGGCGGCCGTCGCGCAGGTAGAGCGGCAGCGCGGGCGGCGTGCACGAGGAGTGGAGCAGGAGCGCGGCGAGCTCCTCGGCCGACGCGCACTCGCGCACCGAGACGAGCTCGGGGCGGAACCCGCAGCGCCGGCCCCAGACCGCGTGGACGCCCCCGCCGAGGAACTGCTCGAGATACGAGCCGGCGAAGCCGAGCAGGAGGGTTCCGAGCCGGCCCGTGCGCGCCGGCGGGCGGCCGAGGAGCACCCGCACGTCCGGCCCGCGGTGCAGCTCGGCGAGCCGGCTCGCGCTCGTGATCGCCAGGATCGTGGCGCGGTAGATGCGCTCGTGCGGGAAGGCCGGGAGCCCGCGCAGCCAGTTGCGGGGCAGGAAGTTGCCGCGGTTGGTGGCGATCCGGGCCGTGAACTCCCCGACCAGGTCCTCGAAGACCCCCGTCAGCGCGGCGCACGCCATCGCCGCGCCGGCGCTGACCGCGCCCACGCGCTCGGGCTCGATCCCGAGGCGGCTCGCCGCGGTGGACCAGAAGCCGAGCTGCCAGAAGCAGCGGCAGCCGCCGCCGGCGAAGACCGCCGCGTCGAAGGGAGAGTGCGACACCGGGGCGGATTCTAGTCCGTCGGCCAACCGACGGGAATCGCCATTCCTGGCCGCAGGTCCGGGACTCCGCGGCCCGCCGGCAAGCGGGTCGCGCGAGGGCGCGTCAGAGCTCGCAGAAGACGAGCTCGGCCGCCTCCTGACACCGTCCGGTGACGATGGCCTCCTGGCCGTAGCGGCGCCCGAGCGCCAGGGCCGCGTCCCGCGCGAGCCCGAGCACGAGGAGACCTGGCTCGGGCGGCCAGTCGCCGCCGTCGCCGCAGCTCGCCCCGCGCAGCCACGGGTGCCCCGAGGCGACGACCTCGGCCTCGAGCCGGGCCTGGGCGGCCGCGTTCGCGGCGGGCGCGGCGAGCTGGCCGCCCGGGTTGTGGGCGGTCAGGTAGGCCCACTCCGCGAGGCCGCGCGCGGCGAGCAGCGCATCGAGGCGCGCGCAGCGCGCGCCGATCCGGATGTCGAGCCGCTCGGAGCCGTCGGCGGCGGCGTAGGTCGTGGCGCGGTAGGCGGCCTCGCGCGGGCTGTGCGGCACGCGCCCGAGGGTACCCGGCGGGGGCGGCGTACGGCTCATGGGCGGGGGCATCGTGGGACTCACGCGCAGGGCCGCCGCTGCGCGCGCGGCCGCGCGCCTACTGCGGCTGGCCGCCGCGCGCCAGGCAGTCGTCGCGCAGCATGAACTCGACGCGGCCCGCGAGCTGGCAGCCCGCGATCGCCTCGTTCTTCGGGTCCGAGCCGAGGGTGCGCGCGGTCTCCCACCACGACGGCCCAGCGGGCTTCGCCGCGGGGGCGCCGGCCGCCGCCGGCTTCGACCCGGCTGGCTTCGAGGCCTCGGCGGTCTTCCGCGACCCCTGGTACCGCTCCATGCTCTTGTCGATCTCGTCGAGGAAGCAGCCGGGCAGGACGGCGAGGCCGAGGAGCAGGGCGACGGGGAGCAGCCCGATGCGCATGCCCCGTCATCGGCCGGCCGGCCGCCCGGCGTGAGCCGCCACGTCCGCCTCGTCGATGTCGATCCAGCCGTCGCGGGCGTAGGCGCAGGCGCGCTCGGGGCGCTCGAGGAGGACCCGGGCGAGGGCCCTGTCGATGCGGGCCTCGGCGAAGGGGGCGAGCGTCTCGCTGTGGCGCAGCACGGCGGCGCCCTCCTCGAGCAGGTCGGCCCGGCGGCGCGCGGTGCCGAGGCAGAGCAGGCCGGCCCCGAGCTCCACCTGGTAGTCGAGGCGCGCCGGCGAGATCGCGACGGCGCGCCGGCTGTACTCGACCGAGCGCTCCTTGTCGCCGCGCACGCCGAGCACCCAGGAGAGCCAGATCCACTCGGGCACGATCCGGTAGAAGGCGGCCGCGTAGTGGTAGAGGTTGCCGAGCGTGGTGTCGTCGGCGCTCTCGCGGCCGGCGGGCTCGAGCGCGATCGCGCGCCCGAGCAGATCGGCGATCACCGGGGCGAGGCGGGCGGACTCGATCACGCCCTGGGTGGTCGTGATGCGGCCGAGCGCGGCGGCCAGCCAGAACATGCACTCGGCGCAGCGCGCATCGAGCGCGAGGCTCGCGCGGGCGAAGGCCTCGGCGCGCCGGAAGCCCGCGAGGCGCGCCTCCTCGCTCGCGACGGGCAGCCGCTCGCTGTGCCGCCACGCGAGGCGCGCAAGGCGCCAGAGCGGCTCGGGCTCGGCGGGCAGCGCGCCCGCGAGCCGCTCGAAGCGATCGGCCGACGCGGCGAGCTGGTCGGCGCGCTCGAGCTCGCGGCCTTCGCGCGCGAGCGCGCGCAGCGCGGCGCCACCGGGGTGCGCGTCGAGCGCGCTCGCGAGGTCGGCGCGCGCGGGCAGGGCCACGGCGGCGAGCAGCAGCGGAAGGAGCAGCGAGGCGAGCCGCGCCATCCCGGCATTCTAGGTGTGCATGCCGCACGGCGGGAAGATGGAAATAGGCTGATCGGGGACGAAGATCCGGATCTGGACCAGGATCAGAACGCGTACGGACCGCCGCGCTCGAGCGAGCGCTTGTAGGCCGGCCGCGCCTGGATGCGCTCGAGGAAGGCCGCCAGGTTCGGGAAGTGGTCGAGGCCGTAGAGGAGCCGCGTCGCCTGGATCACGAACGAGAGATGGATGTCGGCGGCCGTGAGCTCGTCGCCGACGAACCACTCGCGGCCCGCGAGCTCCGAGTCGAGCCAGCTCATGTGGGTCTCGATCTCGCTCGCGATGCGCGGCGCGAGCGGCGCGCCCGCCTCCCCGAGCCGCGCCATGTAGAGCCGCAGCATCACGGGCAGCATGGCGGAGCCCTCGGCGTAGTGGAGGAGCTGGAGGTAGCGCACGAAGTCGGGCGAGGACGCGGGCGGCGCGAGGCGGCCCTTGCCGTACTTCCGCACCAGGTACTCGAGGATCGCGCCCGACTCGATCACCACCGTCTCGCCGTCCTTCAGGATCGGCGACTTGCCGAGCGGGTGGACCTTCTTCAGCGACTCGGGCGCGAGCTGGGTCTGGGGGTCGCGCTGGTAGCGGACGATCTCGTAGGGCAGCTCGAGCTCCTCGAGCAGCCACAGGACGCGCTGGGAGCGGGAGTTGTTGAGATGGTGGACCTCGATCATGGGGGGCTCCTCGGGCCGGTGATCCCGAGCCTAGGACAGTCGGCTAGCCTCCGCGCCATGCCCGCGCGCCCGCTTCCCGGCACCCTCGACGTGATCGGCCCCGACACCTTCGCACGCCACGGCTATCCGCACGCGGCCTGGAAGCGCCTGCGCGAGGAGGCGCCGGTCCACTGGTTCGACCTGCCGGGGGGCGTCGGCTTCTGGGCGATCACGAAGCGCGAGGACGTGGTCTGGATCTCGAAGCAGCCCGAGCGCTTCCGCAACGCGCCGCGGCTCGCGATCTTCGAGCAGGGCGCGCCGGTCGAGGGCGAGCGCACGCTCGCGCGGCATCTCCTCAACATGGACCCGCCCGAGCACGCCGCCTTCCGCCAGGCCGCGAGCCACTGGTTCACGCCGCGCGCCATCACGCGCCGCCAGCCCGAGGTCGAGCGCATCACGCGCGACCTGCTCGCCGCGATGGCCGGCGACGGCGAGGAGCGCACGGGCGACTTCGTCACCGACCTCGCCGCGCCGCTCACCCTGCACGTGCTGGCCGACATGCTCGGCGTCCCGCGCGCCGACTGGCGGCTCATGTTCCGCTGGACCAACCAGATCGCCGGCGCGAGCGACGCCGAGTACCAGACGGGCGACGCCCCGATCGACGGGGTCGAGGACGCCCGCCACGGCCTCTTCGCCTACTTCAGCGACCTGGCCGCCGAGCGCCGCAAGGAGCCGCGCGACGACATGGTGAGCGTGCTCGCGAACGCCACCGTCGAGGGCGCGCCGATGCCGGCCTTCGAGCTGCTCTCCTACTTCCTCCTGCTCGTGGTCGCCGGCAACGAGACCACGCGCAACGCCGCGAGCGGCGGGCTCCTCGCGCTGATCGAGCATCCCGGCGAGCTCGCGAAGCTGCGCCGCGACGCGCGCCTCGTCCCGAGCGCCGTCGAGGAGATCGTGCGCTGGACCTCGCCGGTGATCCAGTTCTGCCGCACCCCCGTCGAGGACGTCGAGCTGCGCGGCCAGCGGATCCGCGCGCGCGACTCGCTCTGCCTCCTCTACCCCTCGGCGAACCGCGACGCCGACGCCTTCGCCGAGCCCGACCGCTTCCGCGTGGACCGCCGCCCGAACCCGCACCTCGGCTTCGGGATCGGCGAGCACTTCTGCCTCGGGGCGAACCTCGCGCGGCTCGAGCTGCGCGTGATCTTCGCCGAGCTCGCCGCGCGCCTCGAGGCGATCGAGCTCGCGGGCCCGGTCGAGCGCATGCGCTCGAGCTTCCTCGGCGGCGTCAAGCGGATGCCGATCCGCTACCGGCTGCGGCCGGCCTGAGCGGCGCCTCGCGCGCCGCGCCCGCCGCCAGGTGCTTCAGGAGCTCGGCCTGGACGAGCCGGCGGCCGGGCGCGAGGCGGTGCGAGAGGCCGTTGAGCAGGACCAGGGTGCGCGCGACCAGCGCGAAGTCCTCGGGGATCCGGCGCAGCCGGCTCTCGCCGAGGATCGCGAGGACGCCGGCCTCCGTGTCGCGGTCGCCCACCATCATGAGGAGCAGCGAGCGCAGGCTCCCGGGCCGCAGCGCCGTCACGTCGAAGCCGAGCGCGCCGGCCGCGGCGAGCGCGGCCTCCGCGTCGCCGACCAGCGAGGCCACCATCATCTGCGCCACCTGCCGCGCGAAGCCCGGCGGCAGCTCCTTGCACAGGCCGAAGTCGAGGAGGCCGATCCGGCCGTCGGGCAGGACCAGCAGGTTCCCCGGGTGCGGGTCGCCGTGGAAGAAGCCGTGCTCGAAGATCATCGTGCCGTAGAGGGCGCCGATCCGGCGCGCGACGTCGGAGAGCCGGTGGCCCGCCGCGCGCACGGCCTCCGTGCGCGCGACCGGGATCCCCTCCAGGTACTCGAGGACGAGCACGTTCTCGCCGCAGAGCTCCGGGTGGACGCGGGGCACCACCACGTCGGGGAGGTCCACGAGCGACTTCGCGAGCCGCTCGGTGGAGCGCGCCTCGCGCCGGAAGTCGAGCTCGAGCTCGATGAAGCGGGTCACCTCGGTCACGAGCGCGCGCAGGTCGATCCGGCTCTGGAGGCGCTGGACGATCCCGACCACGCGCCGGAGCATGCCGAGGTCGAGCGGGATGATGCGCGGGATCTCGGGGTAGCGGATCTTCACGACCACCGGGCGGCCGTCGTGCAGGGTCGCGCGGTGGACCTGCGCGAGCGAGGCGGCGGCGAGCGCCCGCTCGTCGATCGCGGCGAAGAGCTCGGCGAGCGGGCGGCCGAGGTCACGCTCGACGAGCGGGGCCAGGGTCGCGAAGGGGCGCGGGGGCACCGCGTCGTGGAAGCGGCTCAGGCGCTCGACGAAGGGCGCCGGGAGGACGTCGGCGCGCGCGCCGAGGACCTGGGCGGCCTTGGTGAAGGCGCCCGCGAGCGTGAGGGCGACGCTCTCGATCTCGCGCGCGGCGGCGGCGTGCGCGCGCTGCCAGGCCGCGTCGCCCGGGGGCCAGCGGCCCGCGCGGTCGCGCAGGAGGAGGAGCCAGTAGCGCGGGACCACGCGCGCGAGCGCCCAGACGACGCGCAGGACCCGGATCCCGCGGAGGTGCCGGATCACGGCGGAGGCCCTTCCGGGGACGTGACACCGCGGAGGAACAGCTCGGCGATCGTCCGCGTGATCTCCTCCTCGGGCACCGGCAGGAAGCGCCCGGCGCCCAGCACCTCCTGGCTCAGGAAGACGACGACGATCATCCCGACCAGGGCGCGGACGGCGATCACGGGCGAGAGCCGGCCCGCGAGCCGGGCCCCGAGGCGCGACTCGAGATGGCGCGCGAGGGCGGCGTTGGTCGGCACGAGGACGCGCTCGACCGCCTCGCGCGCCTGCTCGAGGTGCGTCGGCAGCTCGCGCATCGCGACCAGCAGGAGCTCGCGATGGCCGGCGAGGTGGCGCCAGGCGCCGCGCACGAAGGCGTGGACGGCGTCCTCCATGGGCTCGGTCTCGAGCGCGCGGATCAGCGCGAGCACGTCCGGCACGAGCGAGTTGCGCCGCAGCACCTCGAGGAGCAGCGCGCCCTTGCTCTCGAAGTAGAGGTAGAAGGTGCCCTTCGCGATCCCGGCCTCGCGGGCGATCGCCGCGACGGGGGTGCGGTCGAAGCCGCGCTCCGCCCAGAGCTTCAGGGCGACCTCGGCGAGGGCCGTCCGGCGGGCCTCGTAGAAGGCGTCCCGCTCGCTTGCCGGGATCCGGGGCATGCGGCTATTATGACCAACCAGTCGGTCATTCTCCAACCCCGCGCCCGCCCGCGAGGACCCTCGATGACCTCCCCGGCCCCTCCGCCCGCCGCCTCCGGCACCGGCGACTTCGACCTCCTCGGGCCGCTGCGCAGCGCCGGCACGCTCGAGAACCCCTATCCCCTCTACGCCGTGCTCCGGACCGTGCGCCCCGTCCTCCCGGTGCCGGTGCCGGGCCACACGGGCCCCGGCCTGTGGATGCTGACCCGCTACCGCGACGTCCACGCCGCGCTGCGCGACCCGCGCTTCTCGGTCGAGCGCATCCGCGCCCCGCTCGTGCGCGACAACCTCGAGCGCATGCCCGAGTTCGTGCGCCAGAGCGCGACCGGCCTGCGCTCGCTGCTGATCATGGACCCGCCCGACCACACGCGCGTGCGCAAGCTCGTGAACAAGGCCTTCACGCCCCGGCGCATCGCCGCGCTCCACGGGCACATCGAGGCGATCGTCGGCGCGCTCGTGGACGAGGCGCAGGCCCGGGGCCGCTTCGACCTCGTCCACGACTTCGCCGAGCCGCTCCCCGCGATCGTGATCGCCGAGCTGCTCGGGGTCCCGGCCGAGGACCACCGCCGCTTCCGCGAGTGGTCGGGCGCCCTGATCGCAGGCCTGGCCGCGCCCGACCCCGCGACGCGTGCGGCCGGCGCCGGCGCGGCCCGCAGCCTCCTCGCCTACCTCGCCGACACCATCGCCGCCCGCCGCCGCGCCCCGCGCGACGACCTGATCAGCGCGCTCCTCGCGGCGCAGGAGGAGCGCGACGCCCTGAGCGACGCCGAGCTCCTCGCCACCGCCAACCTGCTCCTGCTCGCCGGCCACGAGACCGCGACCAACCTGATCGGCAACGGCACGCTCGCGCTCCTGCGCGAGCCCGACCAGTGGCGGCGCCTGTGCGCAGACCCGGCGCTCCTGCCGGGCGCCGTCGAGGAGCTGCTCCGCTACGACGGCCCCGTGCAGGCGACCCTGCGCGTCGCGCTCGAGGACGTCGCGATCGACGCCAGCGTGATCCCGGCGGGCGCGCTCGTGCTCGTCGGCATCGGCGCCGCGAACCACGACCCCGACACCTTCGCGGATCCCGACGAGCTCGACCTCGCACGCGACCCGAATCCGCACCTGGCGTTCGGCTTCGGCGCGCACTTCTGCCTGGGCGCCTCGCTCGCGCGCCTCGAGGCGCGGCTCGCCTTCGAGGCGCTGGCGCGGCGCCTTCCCGGGCTCACCCTCGTGGACGAGCGGCCCGCCTACCGGCCGAGCCCGGTGCTGCGCGGGCTCGCGCGCCTCGAGGTGGCGGTGGCGTAGCCGGGGCGCTCACGGCCTCGCGGGCTCGCGCAGGGCCTCCCGCACGGTCCCCGCCGAGGCGAGCGCGCGCTTCCAGAACTCCTGGGTGCCCGCCCCGAGCAGCTCGCGCGCGGCCTCGACGAGCGCGTGCTGCGCCGCGCTGGCCAGCGCGCCCCCGGTCGAGACCCGCTTCGCGCCGGCCGCGAAGAGCTCGGGCACCGTGGGCCCGCCCGGCAGGACCAGCACGTTCAGCGGCCGGTCGATCTCGGCCACGACGCTGCGCACCTGCTCGACCGTCGCGAGCGCGGGGGCGTAGAGCACGTCCGCGCCCGCCTCCTGGTAGGCCTGCAGGCGCGCGATCGTGTCGGCCAGGTCCGGCTTGCCGCGCAGGAAGTTCTCGCAGCGGGCCGTCAGCACGAGCGGGGACGCGTCCTGGCGGCTCGCCTCCACGGCCGCACACACGCGCTCGACGGCGAGCCCCGCCGGATAGAGCCCCGCCTCGGCCCCGTAGTCCTCGATCGAGCAGCCGGCGAGCCCCGTGCGGCTCGCGAGCGCGATCGTCTCGGCCACGAACGCGGGCGCGTCGCCGAAGCCGTTCTCGAGATCGGCGCTGACCGGAAGCGGTGTCGCCGCCGCGATCTGCCGGCAGTGCGCGAGCGCCTCGTCGCGCGTGACCCCGCCGTCCGGGCGCCCGAGCGCGTTCGCGAAGCCCGCGCTCGTCGTCGCCAGCGCCCGGAAGCCGAGCGCCGCGAGGATGCGCGCCGACCCCACGTCCCACGGGTTCGGAATCAGGAACGGCGTCCCGTGCATCTCGCGGAAGAGCCCTCGTCGATCCATCACGTCCTCCTGCCGCGCCGGCCCCCGGCCCGATGTTGTCCTCGCCGGCGGTCCCGGGAAAGGGGCCGGTCCGGGAGGACACCCGCGACACGGATCCCGGCTCGGGCCCGGCCCCCTGCCCCGGCGCGAGCGCCTGCTGCCGCCGCATCCGGCCGGCCCGCCCGGCGGGCGCGGCGCGCTCCGGCCCGGCGCGACGCGCCCGGGCCGGGTGCGGCCCCACCCGGCGGGCGCTGGCCCGGCGCGGCCCGGACCCGATCCGACAGCGGCGGGCGAGAACGCTTGACCTTCCCGCCTGCGCTCTGGTAGCGCTGGGCCGCAGATGATCCGC
The DNA window shown above is from Deltaproteobacteria bacterium and carries:
- a CDS encoding pectin acetylesterase-family hydrolase, whose protein sequence is MPRTRILLVLCALVAFAAAAPAGAHGPRHPEPRPAADLYPTDRCVAEKLDAAADYCAASVGVRWVSSWGWLGRWFGLGHGGDGWLQERWLRAPRRVLERAWARAEDRSAAAGVSCEDTTVTAAEMISLLDEGARSLGEEIDGSPICRTRRVVSAAATCRQLLDAEGRHLVERSRDRLRERLHARQERAVGRFERHWSLGCHDHEPAPTDALVALTRAAFEASVVSPAVPSEWTMIDPPDQVPYASELGDQVLEPICSHGTPWVYFVKRGTVNKTLVYFQGGGACWNAATCLLGTFKPEAGPGDNPAGATTGFADFTNPENPFRDWNAVFVPYCTGDVHWGDAVVEHDPGNPTATIHHKGRINAAVAEKFAREHFVSPDQVFVTGSSAGSYGAAVNALALQEFAWPSTPFAVLGDAGNGVITQDFLENDLAKWGIEKNLPRWIPGLDKPLSELRASDLWAEAALYYPQSRFGNYTTSYDGPAGGQVGFYNVMLNGDNFLEWLNWWKPSCEWNEKMRELAYDSAATAPDNYRYYIGAGSRHTMWGYDKVYTDTTGGVPTIVSWIDAMLAGTPDWANVECSDCGQLLPGDPRPSPVQPPYVTDPATGETRIVCD
- a CDS encoding PaaI family thioesterase, which encodes MEFTRHLGIESLGMVDGAFTLELRLDERHMSLAARAHGGVLFSMLDTALGRAVIAELPAGRGCATVELKINYFRPVQGGTIRAFGRCVQRTRSLAYAEGEILDEQDKMLARATGTFFLTDTLRQPDRERV
- a CDS encoding YdbH domain-containing protein, whose amino-acid sequence is MGTLAHRLRVAIAVALVGLLAAAGALWAARTALTERALVAALAARGVAPVALRVERLDGSGLGIEALAIDPAGAPDLAAARVEADWSWAGLRAGRLDALRVTRLRLRATLGEAGLSFGALDPLLAGPAAPAAEPLPPPPVAELVLDDARLLLSTPEGVAEVALTGAFDAAPGGAVAGGATLALEHPLGAARGRLELEGRLDALAFRATLDGHAARAERRVALSAQGRLEGGALRAEWELAPLVFVPGALQPAALYPPLARLGLRDVAGRVEARGQVRRDAAGAFAWSAGLALRELAATAPLARVEGLHAALALAGPPLHTETSQLVAIGLLDVGVPLTDGLLEGRLRRDGALALRSARFRFAGGTLEAGETVVDPRRGPGAVTLRARGLELARLLEEVALAGLAGSGQVEGELPLVREGEALVVRGGVLRTTAPGGTIRYAPAASVRQLAASRPYDLGLAIEAFSDFRYETLEARIDGDLAGTLTVDLHVRGANPAFQDGRPVELDLTLEARLADLVRAGQASYRVPAAVEERLRAFSEGRAPP
- a CDS encoding YnbE family lipoprotein produces the protein MSRTGSLASAALAAGIAAAAAGCQPRVAVEAPKEPIVIQMNIKIEHEIKVQVDRELDDLIASEKDIF
- a CDS encoding YdbL family protein; its protein translation is MALHLRRLASLLLLLALGPAPAARALDLDAARAQGLVGEQTDGYVGAVRGEGGAEVAQLVAAVNAKRRAAYEKIAREQGTDVTAVAALAGQKLIARAPAGSWIGDGGRWYQKAR
- a CDS encoding patatin-like phospholipase family protein, with translation MSHSPFDAAVFAGGGCRCFWQLGFWSTAASRLGIEPERVGAVSAGAAMACAALTGVFEDLVGEFTARIATNRGNFLPRNWLRGLPAFPHERIYRATILAITSASRLAELHRGPDVRVLLGRPPARTGRLGTLLLGFAGSYLEQFLGGGVHAVWGRRCGFRPELVSVRECASAEELAALLLHSSCTPPALPLYLRDGRPVLDGGIVDGVPVEAVEPARRTLVLLTRRFAPARLPRVPGRVYVQPSAPIPIDTWDYASPALVHETFALGARDGLAFAASHRGVGCASG
- a CDS encoding DUF3293 domain-containing protein, which gives rise to MSRTPPPPGTLGRVPHSPREAAYRATTYAAADGSERLDIRIGARCARLDALLAARGLAEWAYLTAHNPGGQLAAPAANAAAQARLEAEVVASGHPWLRGASCGDGGDWPPEPGLLVLGLARDAALALGRRYGQEAIVTGRCQEAAELVFCEL
- a CDS encoding glutathione S-transferase, whose product is MIEVHHLNNSRSQRVLWLLEELELPYEIVRYQRDPQTQLAPESLKKVHPLGKSPILKDGETVVIESGAILEYLVRKYGKGRLAPPASSPDFVRYLQLLHYAEGSAMLPVMLRLYMARLGEAGAPLAPRIASEIETHMSWLDSELAGREWFVGDELTAADIHLSFVIQATRLLYGLDHFPNLAAFLERIQARPAYKRSLERGGPYAF
- a CDS encoding cytochrome P450, coding for MPARPLPGTLDVIGPDTFARHGYPHAAWKRLREEAPVHWFDLPGGVGFWAITKREDVVWISKQPERFRNAPRLAIFEQGAPVEGERTLARHLLNMDPPEHAAFRQAASHWFTPRAITRRQPEVERITRDLLAAMAGDGEERTGDFVTDLAAPLTLHVLADMLGVPRADWRLMFRWTNQIAGASDAEYQTGDAPIDGVEDARHGLFAYFSDLAAERRKEPRDDMVSVLANATVEGAPMPAFELLSYFLLLVVAGNETTRNAASGGLLALIEHPGELAKLRRDARLVPSAVEEIVRWTSPVIQFCRTPVEDVELRGQRIRARDSLCLLYPSANRDADAFAEPDRFRVDRRPNPHLGFGIGEHFCLGANLARLELRVIFAELAARLEAIELAGPVERMRSSFLGGVKRMPIRYRLRPA